The Halomicronema hongdechloris C2206 genome includes a window with the following:
- the folK gene encoding 2-amino-4-hydroxy-6-hydroxymethyldihydropteridine diphosphokinase — protein sequence MESVSCAIALGSNLGDSVAILQGALAALNALPQTELARQSRLYRTKPVGPPQPDYLNGCALVTTRLTPEVLLQQLLTIERRFGRIRRERWGPRQLDLDLLLWDDIVLQTPSLQIPHPRMHERAFVLVPLAEIAADWVDPRSGQTIQDLAQQVGAQDVWPLTLAASP from the coding sequence ATGGAATCTGTTTCCTGTGCGATCGCACTCGGCAGTAACCTAGGTGACTCCGTGGCTATTCTGCAGGGAGCCCTAGCGGCACTAAATGCCCTGCCCCAGACCGAGCTAGCTCGACAGTCCCGGCTGTATCGCACCAAACCTGTCGGCCCGCCCCAACCAGACTACCTCAACGGCTGTGCCCTGGTGACGACGCGGCTAACGCCGGAGGTACTGCTACAGCAGCTCCTCACTATCGAGCGTCGATTTGGCCGCATCCGGCGAGAGCGTTGGGGACCGCGACAGTTGGATCTCGATCTCTTACTCTGGGATGACATCGTCCTGCAGACGCCGTCACTGCAGATTCCCCATCCCCGCATGCACGAACGCGCCTTCGTGCTGGTGCCCCTGGCTGAGATCGCCGCCGATTGGGTCGATCCCCGCTCTGGTCAGACCATTCAAGACCTGGCCCAGCAGGTTGGTGCCCAAGACGTATGGCCACTGACTCTGGCCGCCTCCCCCTAG
- the trxA gene encoding thioredoxin → MVTKQKFQSFAELLAGSQQPLLVDFYATWCGPCQMMTGILEQVNAQLQGQLKVVKIDTDRYPQIASQHHIEALPTLVLFKQGQPVDRIEGVLAANQLIERLQPHL, encoded by the coding sequence ATGGTCACTAAACAGAAATTCCAATCCTTCGCTGAGCTGCTAGCCGGTTCCCAACAGCCCCTGCTGGTAGATTTCTATGCCACCTGGTGTGGTCCCTGCCAGATGATGACGGGGATTCTAGAGCAGGTGAATGCCCAACTGCAGGGGCAACTAAAAGTGGTCAAGATCGATACCGACCGCTATCCCCAGATTGCCTCTCAGCATCACATCGAAGCCCTGCCGACCCTGGTGCTCTTTAAGCAGGGGCAGCCTGTCGATCGGATTGAAGGAGTGCTGGCCGCCAATCAACTGATCGAGCGACTCCAGCCCCATCTCTAG
- the fabG gene encoding 3-oxoacyl-[acyl-carrier-protein] reductase, with product MAALQDQVAIITGASRGIGRAVAQTLAAEGAKVVVNYARSGDAAEAVVAQIHQQGGEGIALQADVSQTDQVDTLIQTTLDKWGRIDVLINNAGITRDTLLLRMKPADWQAVIDLNLTGVFLCTRAVAKLMLKQRQGRIVNIASVAGQMGNPGQANYSAAKAGVIGFTKTVAKELASRGVTVNAVAPGFIATDMTGDLSNAEEILKFIPLGRFGQPEEIAGMVRFLAADAAAAYITGQVFNVDGGMVMA from the coding sequence ATGGCAGCGTTACAAGATCAGGTGGCAATCATCACCGGAGCCTCCCGCGGTATTGGCCGGGCAGTGGCCCAGACCCTGGCCGCTGAGGGAGCAAAGGTGGTCGTGAATTATGCTCGCTCCGGTGACGCCGCCGAAGCCGTAGTGGCCCAGATTCACCAGCAAGGGGGAGAGGGCATCGCCCTGCAAGCCGATGTGTCCCAGACGGACCAGGTAGACACGCTGATCCAAACCACCCTGGATAAATGGGGCCGCATCGATGTGTTGATCAACAACGCTGGCATCACCCGCGACACCCTGCTGCTGCGGATGAAGCCGGCCGACTGGCAGGCGGTGATCGACCTCAACCTGACCGGCGTCTTTCTCTGCACCCGGGCCGTGGCCAAGTTGATGTTGAAGCAGCGCCAGGGCCGCATCGTCAATATTGCCTCGGTGGCCGGTCAGATGGGCAATCCTGGCCAGGCCAATTACAGCGCCGCCAAGGCTGGTGTGATCGGCTTCACTAAGACGGTCGCCAAGGAACTGGCCAGTCGCGGGGTGACGGTCAATGCCGTGGCGCCCGGGTTCATCGCCACGGATATGACTGGGGACCTATCCAATGCCGAGGAGATCCTCAAATTCATTCCCCTGGGTCGCTTCGGCCAACCGGAGGAGATTGCCGGCATGGTGCGGTTTTTAGCAGCCGATGCCGCCGCCGCCTACATCACCGGCCAGGTCTTCAATGTGGATGGCGGCATGGTCATGGCCTAG